In Phycisphaerales bacterium, a genomic segment contains:
- a CDS encoding response regulator: protein MGSSNGAPRLRRILIADDEHLVVEGLTRSLSDLNYTVTASCKNGEEAVQACRNDRPDLVLLDIQMPKMNGLEAAKVIYGEMGIPVVIVSAFSDSQYLRTGADVGVFGYLLKPVTRDDLEAAMTIAWARFLESRTAKDEIAQLSKRLEDRKIIERAKWILVERLQINEETAMKRLQKQARDNRRTLADVASSILENAELFVSGAQTSP from the coding sequence ATGGGATCATCTAACGGCGCGCCTCGCCTTCGCCGCATCCTCATCGCCGACGACGAGCACCTCGTCGTCGAGGGGTTGACGCGGAGCCTGAGCGATCTGAACTACACCGTAACCGCAAGCTGCAAGAACGGCGAAGAAGCCGTGCAGGCTTGTCGCAACGACCGGCCCGATCTCGTCCTGCTCGACATCCAGATGCCCAAGATGAACGGCCTGGAAGCGGCGAAAGTCATCTACGGCGAGATGGGCATACCCGTCGTCATCGTCAGCGCCTTCTCCGACTCGCAGTACCTCCGCACCGGGGCCGACGTGGGCGTGTTCGGCTACCTGCTCAAGCCGGTGACGCGCGATGATCTCGAAGCGGCGATGACCATCGCGTGGGCGCGGTTCCTCGAGAGCCGCACCGCCAAAGACGAGATCGCTCAACTCAGCAAGCGCCTCGAAGACCGCAAGATCATCGAGCGAGCCAAGTGGATCCTCGTCGAGCGCCTGCAGATCAACGAAGAGACGGCCATGAAGCGGCTGCAGAAGCAGGCGCGCGACAACCGCCGCACCCTCGCCGACGTGGCGAGCAGCATTCTCGAAAACGCCGAACTGTTCGTCAGCGGGGCCCAGACCAGCCCCTGA
- a CDS encoding DNA topoisomerase IV subunit A codes for MAKKTTKRTAAAKAPRTPKRSAGSSRTDAAKSAATLNRINEVAGAVVKTSLAGRDPFVDIPTRSLSNTSYNKSKRILEMGSASQRRNLFNLGQAKKFMQTMLLAKGCKDLIQREKTSSLRGMFYAGLHTIEGTKEKTFEDQSESDSILEDLEVTLESLREELHVYADKRGDMVGNITLIDNGDEIDCRRMGSGGYGIPSITEPRVIQFKKCEAEFVLHVEKNTVWQRFNEDKFWKKHNCILTHGNGQPPRGVRRLLQRLSSELGLPIYCLLDCDPWGHYIYSVIKQGSISLAYESGRMAVPDAKFLGIRAMDYDRYKLSDDVQIALTDRDRTRAKQIAEYPWFAEKKPWQKEIQALLRNGFKMEVESLITKDISYVTEVYVPDRLKAEDWLD; via the coding sequence ATGGCCAAGAAGACTACGAAACGAACTGCGGCTGCAAAGGCCCCGCGCACGCCCAAGCGATCCGCCGGTTCCTCGCGCACCGACGCCGCCAAATCAGCCGCGACGCTCAATCGCATCAACGAGGTCGCCGGCGCGGTCGTCAAGACCTCGCTGGCCGGGCGCGATCCATTTGTGGACATCCCCACGCGCAGCCTGAGCAACACGAGCTACAACAAGTCAAAGCGCATCCTCGAAATGGGCAGCGCCAGCCAGCGGCGCAACCTCTTCAACCTCGGCCAGGCCAAGAAGTTCATGCAGACCATGCTGCTGGCCAAGGGCTGCAAGGATCTCATCCAGCGCGAAAAGACCTCCAGCCTCCGCGGCATGTTCTACGCCGGCCTGCACACCATCGAAGGCACCAAGGAGAAGACCTTCGAAGACCAGAGCGAATCCGATTCGATCCTCGAAGATCTTGAAGTCACGCTCGAATCGTTGCGCGAAGAGTTGCACGTCTACGCCGACAAGCGCGGCGACATGGTCGGCAACATCACGCTCATCGACAACGGTGACGAGATCGACTGCCGGCGGATGGGGTCGGGCGGCTACGGCATCCCGAGCATCACCGAGCCGCGCGTGATCCAGTTCAAGAAGTGTGAAGCTGAGTTTGTCCTCCACGTCGAAAAGAACACCGTGTGGCAGCGCTTCAACGAGGACAAGTTCTGGAAGAAGCACAACTGCATCCTCACGCACGGCAACGGCCAGCCGCCGCGCGGTGTGCGGCGCCTGCTCCAGCGCCTGAGCAGCGAACTCGGCCTGCCGATCTACTGCCTGCTCGATTGCGATCCGTGGGGGCATTACATCTACAGCGTCATCAAGCAGGGCTCAATTTCGCTCGCGTACGAATCCGGTCGCATGGCTGTGCCCGATGCGAAATTCCTGGGCATCCGGGCGATGGACTACGACCGCTATAAGTTGAGCGACGACGTCCAGATCGCCCTGACGGACCGCGACCGGACGCGAGCCAAGCAGATCGCCGAATACCCATGGTTCGCCGAAAAGAAGCCGTGGCAAAAGGAGATTCAGGCTCTGCTGCGCAACGGCTTCAAGATGGAAGTCGAGTCGCTCATCACCAAGGACATCTCCTACGTGACCGAGGTGTACGTACCCGACCGCCTCAAAGCAGAAGACTGGCTCGACTGA
- a CDS encoding nucleotidyltransferase domain-containing protein, translating to MKEQLLQHRGELAELSRRFGVRRLEVFGSATGSEFDAQRSDIDFLVEFHPSVPRTHYESYFGLLEALGRLFERPIDFVEPQTVRNAAMKRRMEESRTLLFAA from the coding sequence ATGAAAGAGCAGTTGCTACAGCATCGCGGCGAGTTGGCGGAATTGTCCCGCCGCTTTGGCGTGCGCCGGCTCGAAGTTTTTGGCTCGGCGACTGGATCCGAATTCGATGCGCAGCGCAGCGATATCGACTTTCTTGTCGAGTTCCATCCGTCAGTTCCGCGAACCCACTATGAGAGCTATTTCGGATTGCTCGAAGCCCTTGGGCGACTGTTTGAGCGACCGATCGACTTCGTCGAGCCGCAGACCGTCCGAAACGCAGCGATGAAGCGCCGGATGGAGGAGAGTCGGACGCTGCTCTTTGCCGCATGA
- a CDS encoding sodium:solute symporter family protein has protein sequence MIDQHLHAIDWSILVVYMLGMMAIGGFLLTRISGFKQYFLADGMLTTPLLVCTLVSTYYELDVTFAVSEQGYYYGLVSWFWLSRPYYLCIIIGALLLAPRLKKFDCITLPDLLEQRYGKATRIAGAAACFIYSLPITALAGMTIMFTMLGWNKAEALLVSMGICAAYTAMGGLWADAISDTIQFVLMCVALAIAIPIALKWVGGFESFDVLPAEHMTATGGLRWGIILAWSVGALTIFVEPAFYQRIFAAKDSRSIIYAMLIGIALWAAYDWGVTVVGMIARVAVEKGMLAEDLEGKKALMAVCMQTLPIGLRGLFLGGVLAAAMSSTDTYSLLASGNLVYDIYRPLRRKPLTDRQLILLTRIGIFAVLLLASWMSLLFERITDAWVFMSGALASVVLVPALGAIFGRPPRLAGWLSTCSGLVVYAAYHTVVAIYGQYDEEYESVFWTVAGFDAWREYAVLFALPVSAAGFGVGHVLGRKEP, from the coding sequence TTGATCGACCAGCACCTGCACGCCATCGACTGGTCCATCCTCGTGGTCTACATGCTGGGCATGATGGCCATCGGCGGGTTTCTCCTCACCCGCATCTCCGGCTTCAAGCAGTATTTCCTCGCCGACGGCATGCTCACCACGCCGCTGCTCGTGTGCACGCTGGTGAGCACGTACTACGAACTCGACGTCACTTTTGCCGTGAGCGAGCAGGGGTACTACTACGGCCTCGTGTCGTGGTTCTGGCTCAGCCGACCGTATTACCTGTGCATCATCATCGGCGCTTTGCTGCTGGCGCCGCGCCTCAAGAAGTTTGACTGCATCACCCTGCCGGACCTGCTCGAGCAGCGCTACGGCAAGGCGACGCGCATCGCCGGCGCCGCCGCGTGCTTCATCTACAGCCTGCCGATCACCGCCCTGGCCGGCATGACGATCATGTTCACCATGCTCGGCTGGAACAAGGCCGAGGCGCTGCTGGTCTCCATGGGCATCTGCGCCGCCTACACCGCGATGGGCGGCCTGTGGGCCGACGCTATCTCCGACACGATCCAGTTCGTTCTCATGTGCGTGGCCCTGGCGATTGCGATCCCCATCGCGCTCAAGTGGGTCGGCGGGTTTGAATCCTTTGATGTGCTGCCCGCCGAGCACATGACGGCTACCGGCGGCCTGCGCTGGGGCATCATCCTCGCGTGGTCGGTGGGGGCGCTGACGATCTTCGTCGAGCCGGCGTTCTACCAGCGCATCTTCGCAGCCAAAGACAGCAGGTCGATCATCTACGCGATGCTCATCGGAATCGCGCTCTGGGCGGCCTACGACTGGGGCGTCACCGTCGTGGGCATGATCGCCCGCGTGGCGGTGGAGAAGGGAATGCTGGCCGAGGATCTTGAAGGCAAGAAGGCGCTGATGGCCGTGTGCATGCAGACGCTGCCCATCGGCCTGCGCGGCCTGTTTCTCGGCGGCGTGCTCGCCGCGGCGATGTCGAGCACCGATACCTACTCGCTGCTGGCCAGCGGAAATCTCGTGTACGACATCTATCGCCCGCTGCGCCGCAAGCCGCTTACGGACAGGCAGCTCATCCTGCTCACGCGCATCGGCATCTTCGCCGTGCTGCTGCTGGCCTCGTGGATGTCGCTGCTCTTTGAGCGCATCACCGACGCGTGGGTGTTCATGAGCGGCGCGCTCGCGTCGGTGGTGCTCGTGCCGGCTCTTGGCGCGATCTTCGGCCGGCCGCCGCGCCTGGCCGGGTGGCTGAGCACGTGCAGCGGGCTGGTCGTCTACGCGGCGTACCACACGGTCGTGGCGATCTACGGGCAGTACGACGAAGAGTACGAATCCGTGTTCTGGACCGTGGCCGGCTTCGACGCCTGGCGCGAGTACGCCGTGCTCTTCGCTCTGCCGGTCTCGGCGGCGGGTTTTGGCGTGGGCCACGTGCTGGGGAGGAAGGAGCCATGA
- a CDS encoding DNA topoisomerase VI subunit B: MPSKKNKKPPRLRLAGDSDASSADAAPARSGRKEKTRTRATAESMAASQREISVSEFFAKNRHLLGFDNPRKALLTTVKEAVDNSLDACEEAGILPDIHVELLQVDENRFKVTIRDNGPGIIRKQIDNIFGKLLYGSKFHRLKMSRGQQGIGISAAGMYGLMTTGKPVLIISKTKKNKPAHEVVLKMDTSKNKADVVSETEHPEDDQLFAEGHGTQVTIELEGKYLKGRQSIDEYLEQTAIANPHARITYVLPTNERVEYARTVDELPPETEEIKPHPKGIELGTLIQMLERTETTQLGAFFKNEFCRVGPSVAKEICAKAGLTDRTWIKQVGHSDAERLYKAIQDVKIMAPPTNCVQPIGTRTLLAGLLKEVKAEFYSASTRPAAVYRGRPFVIEAALAYGGDLPAEDQARVIRFANRVPLLYQQSSCSSFKAAVETNWRNYGMTQPRNSLPVGPLVVMIHMASVWVPFTSESKEAIADYDEIRKEMRLALQECGRKLQTYLNRRRKMRREGERRGAFLRYIGEISRACESITGADGQALYDALMKQAQRRTAEADYVLDDSGNVVDDGGRLAEDDGVIICEDRRAPINLAAEEEGSADGDLFGEEQPGQDAESNGKKRRSKRKTKKK, from the coding sequence ATGCCATCAAAAAAGAACAAGAAGCCGCCGCGACTGCGACTGGCCGGCGACTCTGATGCGAGCAGCGCCGACGCCGCGCCGGCCAGATCCGGCCGCAAGGAGAAAACCCGCACCCGCGCCACGGCCGAATCCATGGCCGCGAGCCAGCGCGAGATCTCCGTCTCCGAGTTCTTCGCCAAGAACCGCCACCTGCTCGGTTTCGACAACCCGCGCAAGGCCCTGCTCACCACCGTCAAAGAGGCCGTGGACAATTCGCTCGACGCATGCGAAGAGGCCGGCATCCTGCCCGACATCCACGTCGAACTGCTCCAGGTCGATGAGAACCGCTTCAAGGTGACCATCCGCGACAACGGGCCGGGCATCATCCGCAAGCAGATCGACAACATCTTCGGCAAACTGCTCTACGGCTCGAAGTTCCACCGCCTCAAAATGAGCCGCGGTCAGCAGGGCATCGGCATCTCCGCCGCCGGCATGTACGGCCTCATGACCACGGGCAAACCCGTGCTCATCATCTCCAAGACGAAGAAGAACAAGCCGGCCCACGAAGTCGTGCTCAAGATGGATACGAGCAAGAACAAGGCCGACGTCGTCAGCGAAACCGAACACCCCGAAGATGATCAGCTCTTCGCGGAAGGTCACGGCACGCAGGTGACCATCGAACTCGAAGGCAAGTACCTCAAGGGCCGCCAGAGCATCGACGAATACCTCGAGCAGACGGCGATCGCCAATCCGCACGCGCGGATCACCTACGTGCTGCCGACCAACGAGCGCGTCGAGTATGCGCGGACGGTCGATGAACTGCCGCCCGAGACGGAAGAGATCAAGCCGCACCCCAAGGGCATCGAACTGGGCACGCTGATCCAGATGCTCGAGCGCACTGAGACGACGCAACTGGGCGCGTTCTTCAAGAACGAGTTCTGCCGCGTCGGGCCGAGCGTGGCCAAGGAGATCTGCGCCAAGGCCGGCCTGACCGATCGCACGTGGATCAAGCAGGTCGGGCACAGCGACGCCGAGCGCCTCTACAAGGCGATCCAGGATGTGAAGATCATGGCCCCGCCGACCAACTGTGTGCAGCCCATCGGCACGCGCACGCTGCTCGCGGGCCTGCTCAAGGAAGTGAAGGCGGAGTTCTACTCAGCGAGCACGCGGCCAGCGGCGGTCTATCGCGGCCGGCCGTTTGTCATCGAAGCGGCCCTGGCCTACGGCGGCGACCTGCCCGCCGAAGACCAGGCGCGCGTCATTCGCTTTGCCAATCGCGTGCCGCTGCTCTACCAGCAGTCGTCCTGCTCGTCGTTCAAGGCGGCGGTGGAGACGAACTGGCGCAACTACGGCATGACCCAGCCGCGCAACTCGCTGCCGGTCGGCCCGCTGGTCGTGATGATCCACATGGCTTCGGTGTGGGTGCCCTTCACGAGCGAGAGCAAAGAGGCGATCGCCGACTACGACGAGATCCGCAAGGAGATGCGCCTCGCTTTGCAGGAGTGCGGCCGCAAGCTGCAGACGTATCTCAATCGCCGGCGCAAGATGCGCCGCGAAGGCGAGCGCCGCGGCGCGTTTCTGCGCTACATCGGCGAGATCAGCCGCGCCTGCGAATCGATCACCGGCGCCGATGGCCAGGCGCTCTACGACGCCCTGATGAAGCAGGCCCAGCGCCGCACGGCCGAGGCGGATTACGTGCTCGACGATTCGGGCAACGTGGTCGATGACGGCGGGCGTCTGGCCGAAGACGACGGCGTGATCATCTGCGAAGACCGCCGGGCGCCGATCAACCTGGCCGCGGAAGAGGAGGGCAGCGCCGATGGCGACCTCTTCGGCGAGGAACAGCCGGGCCAGGACGCGGAGTCAAACGGCAAGAAACGTCGATCGAAACGTAAGACGAAGAAGAAGTAA
- a CDS encoding type II secretion system protein GspG: protein MSLDNDSGALSGHAGTTSNAAERRNERSLVGSVGLGMVVVATVGSPACFLLPCPLLLLVPVRPRWCGAVGLLIGTLCLAAWTSFFWTAFAPALAGMRQYNLTAGEYVILLMRSQGAVELIELRRKSDGTPPASLAKAGVTGENLVDAWNRPLRYVINPAKARGYELVTIGKDGIPGTQDDIDLISIPRNGFELAPMRRSRATGSESVPPAESGG, encoded by the coding sequence ATGTCGCTCGATAACGACAGTGGCGCGCTGTCAGGTCACGCTGGTACCACATCCAACGCTGCTGAGCGCCGCAACGAGCGATCGCTTGTCGGATCCGTCGGCCTGGGAATGGTGGTGGTTGCCACGGTCGGAAGCCCGGCGTGCTTCCTGCTGCCCTGCCCGCTGCTCCTGCTCGTCCCGGTCCGCCCTCGCTGGTGCGGCGCTGTCGGATTGCTCATAGGGACGTTGTGTCTGGCGGCCTGGACCAGCTTCTTCTGGACGGCATTCGCCCCAGCACTCGCAGGGATGCGCCAGTACAACCTGACCGCTGGTGAGTATGTGATACTTCTGATGCGCTCCCAAGGCGCTGTAGAGTTGATCGAGCTGCGTCGAAAGTCCGATGGCACACCTCCCGCGTCGCTCGCCAAGGCCGGCGTAACTGGCGAAAATCTCGTCGACGCATGGAACCGCCCTCTCCGATACGTCATCAACCCGGCTAAGGCACGAGGCTATGAACTCGTCACGATTGGCAAGGACGGGATACCGGGGACCCAGGATGACATTGATTTGATCAGCATTCCGCGGAACGGTTTCGAGCTGGCGCCGATGCGTCGCAGTCGAGCTACCGGCTCGGAGAGCGTCCCCCCGGCGGAGTCGGGAGGGTGA
- a CDS encoding SIS domain-containing protein — protein sequence MIRRDRFLDYVDRFRSARVLVIGPAVAERDVHCAVSRLAPDYPMPVYRVEHASVHPGGAALTAATIANLGAQASLLAPVGTAAPGSAMRQCLTESGVTLLDAGGNDPDFRTPELFRYLAQGRQLLQVRRGWKPGSLPQLRQVLKRLTGGEDVRPAFDCVCIVAGEPETITRDDVQFIAQWCRSQGVPLVYDAAGSAGHPAPGEAEHLIVNERESRQIAGACGLDESGDHIERLRRLCDAVAPNVLLTLGRQGAVIACRGEDVPAKTEVHPLTVPAHAMADRRGIGYVVSGVYAALTAIGASAREAGMLACSGASLAASQPGPKRLDLESLLRLGYREIETHVADGIEVFSRIRDEHLPTIDRAARLLMEAYNEGKQALIFGNGGSAAEANHLVGELTGRFRESRPGLPSISLSANDSLTTCLANDYGYEDVFARQIETFCREGDVVIGLSTSGRSPNVVRAMERARQRGARVIAFTGRDGGAMADLADVAIIVPSESTARIQEAHLFIIHVLCDMLDSRLDSQGRLHPSASEM from the coding sequence ATGATTCGGCGGGACCGGTTTCTGGATTACGTGGATCGCTTCCGCTCGGCGCGGGTGCTGGTCATCGGGCCGGCCGTGGCGGAGCGCGATGTGCACTGCGCCGTGAGCCGGCTCGCGCCTGACTACCCCATGCCCGTCTACCGCGTCGAGCACGCGAGCGTCCACCCCGGCGGGGCGGCGCTGACGGCCGCGACCATCGCCAACCTCGGCGCCCAGGCGAGCCTGCTGGCGCCCGTCGGTACCGCCGCGCCGGGCAGCGCCATGCGGCAGTGCCTGACCGAATCCGGCGTGACGCTGCTCGACGCCGGCGGCAACGACCCCGACTTCCGCACGCCCGAACTCTTCCGATACCTCGCCCAGGGCCGCCAGCTGCTCCAGGTCCGGCGCGGCTGGAAACCCGGTTCACTGCCCCAGCTGCGCCAGGTGCTCAAGCGACTGACGGGCGGCGAAGACGTGCGGCCCGCGTTCGATTGCGTCTGCATCGTCGCCGGCGAGCCGGAGACGATCACGCGCGATGACGTGCAATTCATCGCGCAGTGGTGCCGATCGCAGGGCGTGCCGCTGGTGTACGACGCCGCCGGCTCGGCCGGGCACCCCGCGCCAGGCGAGGCGGAGCATCTCATCGTCAACGAGCGCGAGTCGCGGCAGATCGCCGGGGCGTGCGGGCTTGACGAGAGTGGCGATCACATCGAGCGGCTGCGGCGCCTGTGCGATGCCGTCGCGCCCAACGTGCTGCTCACATTGGGCCGGCAGGGAGCGGTCATTGCCTGCCGCGGCGAAGACGTGCCTGCCAAGACGGAGGTGCATCCGCTGACGGTGCCCGCCCACGCCATGGCCGACCGGCGCGGCATCGGGTACGTCGTGTCCGGCGTGTATGCCGCGCTCACCGCCATCGGCGCCAGCGCGAGGGAGGCGGGAATGCTCGCGTGCAGCGGGGCGAGCCTCGCCGCGAGCCAGCCCGGGCCCAAGCGGCTCGATCTCGAATCGCTGCTGCGGCTGGGCTATCGCGAAATCGAAACGCACGTGGCCGACGGCATTGAAGTCTTCTCGCGCATTCGCGATGAGCATCTGCCCACGATCGACCGGGCGGCGCGGCTGCTCATGGAGGCGTACAACGAGGGCAAGCAGGCGCTGATCTTCGGCAACGGAGGCAGCGCCGCCGAGGCAAACCACCTCGTGGGCGAACTCACCGGCCGCTTCCGCGAGAGCCGCCCCGGCCTGCCGAGCATCTCGCTCAGCGCCAACGATTCGCTCACCACCTGCCTCGCCAACGACTACGGCTACGAGGATGTCTTCGCCCGGCAGATCGAGACCTTCTGTCGCGAAGGTGACGTGGTCATCGGCCTGTCCACCAGCGGGCGCTCGCCCAACGTCGTGCGCGCCATGGAGCGGGCGCGGCAGCGCGGGGCGCGCGTGATCGCCTTCACGGGGCGCGACGGCGGGGCCATGGCGGACCTGGCGGACGTGGCCATCATCGTGCCTTCTGAAAGCACTGCACGCATTCAGGAAGCGCACCTCTTCATCATCCACGTGCTGTGCGACATGCTCGACAGCCGCCTCGACTCGCAGGGCCGGCTGCATCCCTCGGCTTCGGAGATGTGA
- a CDS encoding bifunctional hydroxymethylpyrimidine kinase/phosphomethylpyrimidine kinase, with amino-acid sequence MSEPRDILLIGDAMVDAYLRTEPVGISDEAPVAVLDWVGVERTLGGMMNVAASCAAWGGTRIIGLIGDDEPGRFLRDEAERLGMQARWIEEGRCTIEKTRVLAGGQPAMLARLDVEDITPVDDRAAAEALDAAREQMARCGAVVISDYRKGLITAELARELLDAAAAAGLPVIVDAKPESMAWFRGATLLTPNEHEARQFARENDLDCQTIDELGRSLATALDAAVLITRGAEGMTLFDREGARLGHFDAEVQRPISTSGAGDVVVAAMAAGLARGAGLVDAARAASCAAARAVVREGTCRIEPGDL; translated from the coding sequence GTGAGTGAGCCGCGCGACATCCTGCTCATTGGTGACGCGATGGTGGATGCATATCTGCGCACCGAGCCGGTGGGCATCTCCGACGAAGCGCCCGTGGCGGTCCTCGACTGGGTCGGCGTGGAGCGGACACTGGGCGGCATGATGAACGTCGCCGCGTCCTGCGCTGCGTGGGGCGGCACGCGGATCATCGGCCTGATCGGCGACGACGAGCCGGGCCGTTTTCTGCGCGACGAGGCGGAGCGGCTCGGGATGCAGGCGCGATGGATCGAAGAGGGCCGCTGCACGATCGAGAAGACGCGCGTGCTTGCCGGGGGCCAGCCCGCGATGCTCGCACGGCTGGATGTGGAAGACATCACACCCGTCGATGACCGCGCCGCGGCCGAGGCTCTGGACGCCGCGCGCGAGCAGATGGCCCGGTGCGGCGCGGTGGTGATCTCCGACTATCGCAAGGGGTTGATCACTGCCGAACTCGCGCGCGAACTGCTCGACGCGGCCGCTGCGGCCGGGCTGCCCGTAATCGTGGATGCCAAGCCCGAGTCGATGGCGTGGTTCAGGGGCGCGACACTGCTCACGCCCAACGAGCACGAGGCGAGGCAGTTTGCCCGGGAAAACGACCTCGATTGTCAGACGATTGACGAACTGGGCCGCTCGCTGGCCACGGCGCTGGATGCCGCCGTGCTCATCACGCGCGGGGCGGAGGGTATGACGCTGTTCGACCGCGAAGGTGCGAGGCTGGGGCATTTCGATGCGGAAGTCCAGCGGCCGATTTCCACGAGCGGAGCGGGAGACGTGGTGGTCGCGGCGATGGCGGCCGGCCTGGCACGCGGTGCGGGGCTTGTTGACGCGGCACGCGCCGCGTCGTGCGCGGCCGCCCGGGCCGTGGTCCGCGAAGGCACCTGCCGCATCGAACCGGGCGATCTATAA
- a CDS encoding nucleotidyltransferase domain-containing protein translates to MPFERADLPMREIVAFCRRWRIAEMALFGSALQDTFAQESDLDFLVAFEPDADWGLLEHVQMRDELAALVNRRVDLVTRRSVEASPNWIRREAILRSAERVYAA, encoded by the coding sequence ATGCCGTTTGAACGAGCCGACCTGCCGATGCGTGAGATTGTCGCCTTCTGTCGCAGGTGGCGGATTGCTGAGATGGCCTTGTTCGGCTCGGCGTTGCAAGACACCTTCGCACAAGAGAGCGATCTCGACTTTCTGGTCGCCTTCGAGCCGGATGCCGACTGGGGCCTGCTCGAACACGTGCAGATGCGCGATGAACTCGCTGCCCTTGTGAATCGGAGAGTCGATCTCGTCACGCGACGTTCGGTTGAGGCGAGCCCGAACTGGATCCGGCGCGAGGCAATCCTCCGATCCGCGGAGCGGGTGTATGCAGCATGA
- a CDS encoding DUF86 domain-containing protein produces MQHDDQAVLVDMRCAAELAIEFLSSADFVEFQGDFKTQSAVLHQLLVLGEACKRLSIAFQQRHAEIPWNQIAGMRDILIHQYHNVDLHEVWKTVKTDLPPLVEFLQQHAPRNPRN; encoded by the coding sequence ATGCAGCATGATGACCAGGCCGTCTTGGTGGACATGAGATGCGCCGCTGAACTCGCCATCGAGTTTCTCTCTTCGGCCGATTTCGTCGAGTTCCAGGGCGATTTCAAGACTCAGTCTGCCGTGCTGCACCAGTTGCTCGTCCTCGGCGAGGCGTGCAAGCGGTTGAGCATCGCATTTCAGCAGCGGCACGCGGAGATTCCCTGGAACCAGATCGCCGGCATGCGCGACATCCTGATCCATCAGTATCACAACGTCGATCTCCATGAAGTCTGGAAGACCGTCAAGACCGACCTTCCGCCGCTTGTGGAGTTTCTGCAGCAGCACGCCCCTCGCAACCCGCGCAATTGA